Proteins from one Portunus trituberculatus isolate SZX2019 chromosome 38, ASM1759143v1, whole genome shotgun sequence genomic window:
- the LOC123515043 gene encoding tRNA selenocysteine 1-associated protein 1-like produces the protein MPLGLAGYGERGRNVRIKVEIKIEGKECDVLRQTLLCYWPVFSTTMAREGALWMGDLADYMDENFIIAAFRALGEENVQNVKVMKNRYTGHPAGYCFVNFSSDQAALTAMHKLNGKVIPHSQPPVRFKLNHSSTRGNNTDKEYSLWVGDLTPDVDDFALYKTFGSRYNSIKTAKVIYDPNGQSKGFAFVRFYSEEEYKDALTHMNGFKGLGQKPLKVSYAVPKKQHYPGMNHMGGDYSQYYEQYWNYAAWQNYGSYYEPYASSYGDYNGSMEGGMGDSKESSKEDFEPVDWNVPIDIKKTNKEYIDRSEELWQAIEKARWSFWEDIKDDE, from the exons ATGCCACTGGGGCTGGCAGGTTATGGTGAAAGAGGACGCAATGTTAGGATCAAGGTGGAGATCAAGATCGAGGGCAAGGAATGTGATGTTTTGAGACAGACGCTGTTGTGTTACTGGCCCGTGTTTTCTACCACTATGGCGCGAGAAGGAGCATTATGGATGGGTGAT ctTGCTGATTATATGGATGAAAATTTTATCATAGCAGCCTTCAGAGCCTTGGGTGAAGAAAATGTCCAGAATGTGAAG GTGATGAAGAACAGGTACACTGGTCATCCTGCAGGATACTGCTTTGTCAACTTTTCTTCAGACCAGGCAGCTCTCACTGCTATGCACAAGCTCAATGGCAAAGTCATTCCTCATAGCCAACCA CCAGTTAGATTTAAATTGAACCACAGCAGCACAAGAGGAAATAATACGGACAAGGAATATTCTCTCTGGGTCGGAGATCTTACACCAGATGTTGATGATTTTGCCCTCTACAAGACATTTGGCAGCAGATATAACAGTATAAAGACAGCAAAAG tAATCTATGACCCAAATGGTCAGAGCAAAGGCTTTGCTTTTGTAAGATTCTACTctgaggaagaatacaaagatgCTCTCACTCACATGAATGGTTTCAAGGGCTTGGGACAGAAACCACTCAAAGTGAGCTATGCTGTTCCCAAGAAACAACACTATCCTGGAAT GAATCACATGGGTGGAGATTATAGTCAGTATTATGAACAGTACTGGAATTATGCAGCCTGGCAGAACTATGGAAGTTATTATGAACCGTATGCATCATCATATGGTGACTACAATGGCAGCATGGAAGGAGGAATGGGTGATTCAAAAGAGTCCTCCAAAGAAGATTTTGAACCAGTTG ACTGGAATGTTCCCATTGACATCAAGAAGACCAACAAGGAATACATTGACAGGAGTGAAGAGTTGTGGCAAGCAATAGAAAAGGCACGATGGAGCTTTTGGGAGGACATAAAGGATGATGAGTAA